The Alnus glutinosa chromosome 3, dhAlnGlut1.1, whole genome shotgun sequence nucleotide sequence TACCTTGATTCTGCCCAAAGCCAGAGTGAGTATGCAAAACAGCACATGAGAAACGGCCAACACAAAGATGAACACATGGAGCTGGTGAATCGCATACGCAGACATGAAGGCCACTTTTCCCTGCAAAATAGGCAACCCAAAACAATTCATCCcactaaatccaaaaaaaaaaacagagaaatcatTGAGCTTAATTACCTTTTCTGTGCATTTGTCGTCTCCTTTTGTTGCCAATCTTCGACGGGCACTGAAGTTAGAATCCAAAAATTGGAGCAGTTTCCGACCATGTGTACTATCCTCAGAATCTTTGGGATCTTTCTTAGTTGTCCCACTCTTCACATTTTTACAGGGATGCCAAGTGGCTCCAACACTCTTGAGTATACATATATCAGAAATGGGATCTTGTAAAACTGTTAGGAGCAAGGATATGAATCCCAACAGCATAAGCTctgacaaaaaaacaaacacaaaaaaaaaaaaaaaaaaagttaggctATGAACAGATCGACTTGACCCATCTTCTGAAATAAGCTACTGATGATCATCATGTGAGCTTTATATATACCATCTTTGATCTTTTCAAGCGCTTCGTAAAGAGGTctcttttgtttgtcttttagccactgcatgcatatatatatatatatatataaaggatgcAAGAATTTCAGTAATCAATTGAAAACATTAATACGAGTACAAAAGAGAAATTGTTAGTACCGGCCACCATGAAACTACGATACTTACCTTTCCAATAGCGTGAATAATATATTCAATGAAGATTGAAATGGCAAGCAACACGAAGCACACCGCCGCAACTGCCCACGTTGAAGTTTCCTCCATTGTACGTTCCTTCTCGGCCTTGGCCATGGCCATGATCGGAGTGTTTATATGTTGAGGAAGCTCTCGAGGAGAATAATGAAATTAATGTTTGCGGCCAACGCTCGTCCATTTGAAGGGGTCCgaacttaaatatatatagtcaCTTTATTTGTCCGTGTGCgtgtaaaataaaagcaaacaagTATTAAACTTAAATTCATACTAAATTATAAGTCATAATTGTATACAAAAATTACATGTTaataaaattatctttaaaaataatttttcttccaaTACAAAAGTGTTCTAGTTTGCTatagacatgtaaaaaaaaaaatcaaaaaaaatcaaaatcaaaaaaaaaaaaaagaactttgcATCTTCTTCAAATTGTACTCAACGACGGTCTTTTATGGAATAAAATTCATCAATTATCATCTTTGTAGTGAAATCGTTAGCAATTTATTTCTCAATGTAAACTAGCAAATGATCTGCTACGTACAAACTCGTCTTCCATTCTACTATGTAATCTAAATTTTACTAgtagagaaaatatttttgggggGTCGAATTTCATTTTTGTTGAGGCCATTATATGGTTAACCCCCACCACCCCCGCGGCAGTTCTAAGGTGCCTCTGCCCCTATTTGAAAATGTATGGAGaatgcttctaaaaattctatTGAAAGTGGCCCATTTTGTGACCTGATATATTCGATGATTTAGCCcttcaaagaaaaatgaagtaaataaataactaaGCAACATATGTATATGCTTTGTAATAACCACATACAccaacaatttatttattaaacaaaaaaaatagaataaaattaaaggaagaCCAAGTTGCATATAAGTCTTAAACCCTGCTATATGTATTAATAAACCCACACCATCACCAATGTCAAAAGGCAGTAAAGTGAAAGTAAAAGCTACTGCTggtatatatatgatatttgaAATAAAGTGAAGTTCATCGTTGTATATTAATTTGCACGTATTCTAAGAGATTGATACTCTCTTATAAAGGATTCTAATTAAGTAGAAAAAAATAAGTTTGTGACAAGGATTTTGCACAGGGGAGAAGAACGAAATCTCCATTGAAAGAAAGTAGTGAAAATGGTCATATATATAGATGCCGGGATCCCATTTTTATAATAGagaaatcaatttaattttgtatgtatatatgtttattttagagcattttgtattttggattgtttattacaattttttttgttttttttttaaaaaaaaatcaaaaagaattatagaagaaaaaagtattatcaaatATTAGTGATggtttctcatatatatatatatatatatatatatatatatatatatatatatatatatatatatatatatatatataagcaaaatattacttcttcttcttttaacgCTAAAGGGGTACTGATAATTGTGATGCCTTTCAGtgagattataatttataatagaGCACCTTATAATACTACTCAATCAAAAAGTTTAAAACTATAAACTTGAACCCaattaatattattcatttaacaatataatattttttaaacgtaaaactcaattttttttattcttacaCGTGTACTTATTAACAACACGACTTCCTTAAATAACATGCGGTCATTATTTTGTACTCGGGCCAGAGACTTTTTACCCATGTGTGGAATTCACGTACGTGAGCtccacaaattttaaaaatgagaaGATCGATGagaaaaatacttaaaaataataataataatttctctttAATAATAATTTGCCGAGTCTTCGATCGTGTTAGACAAGATAGTGCAAATCAAGTGTCGAAAAGGTTATCAATGACAGACGGCAATAGTTTTGTTATGTATAATCTTTTTTTCCATTCCATAATTTGACAGGTCTTTGTCTGATACAATATGTTTCGCATCAAGTGTCCAAAGTCTCCCCAAAACGTTATCTAGATATTTTCCATAGACAGCACTAGTTTTGTACGTTGTGAagaatcttctttcttttcatggcTTAAAAAGATAACCGTTGACCTAATTAATATAAGGACCATTTCAAATGAATGAATTTTATGGTTATGATGTAAAGGTGATGTATTTAACGGCGCAGATGAggccaattttcaatttttaagtCAACTAATTAAAACAAGCAACCGGTGTTACATTataaaacttacaaaagaatagtatgatgtttttttttccaaaagaataGAATAGATACCCCCATGTATCTAGAAATTAATATAGATAGaaaaatattgttatataccatatttttatctcacaatattGTTAATGTGGTAGTCCAAATgcaaccttaatttttttttttttttttttttaaacaaggaTTAATCCACTTGTTGGGTGTCATATTagcattgtgaaataaaaactattatttttaacattactctaatagaaatttatttaatttcttccgGATGAGGATCGTATGCAACAGGTTGTCCTATTATAGTACTTCCCTAATGCACATCAATAGGGCAGCTCTATGTGAGAACTTGCTCGGGCACCTACTTGACCAAGTGTGGCTTAGGTTGTTCAGGCTCTTATCCGAATAGGTAACATCTAGGCAAACTCTCACATAAGTTGTAAGCACCCTATGCAAGAATTCATAATCCTAAACGGATCGAAAATAGTGTACTTACTAAAAAGACTAAGAAACATGTTCTAACCCCAAATTTGGTTtttgggtggccgaaccatccccgGTTACAATATGTGGGgctggttcggccaccccctccTTCATTTTGGGTGGCTAATCCACTCATTATGGgctggttcggccaccctttgggtttactttttttctttttctttttcttttttccaattttgtttgcttagtttctatttttattttagtttttaagaaaacatGGGTATTTTAGGAAGAATGATTCAAACTGACACATGATCGCTTTTCCATCCAACCTAACGACCAAGGCTAACAAAGGGCTTATTCGACacaaaatgatagtttgatTTATTAAAGTGTAATGTCTGTCATTTTGTGGGGCTTTATTGAAAATGATTGatagctgaaaaaaaaaaaaaaattatatttttccctagaTTTTAATATTAAAGATGATATAATGAATAAAGGAGATATTTGCCATGAATCATGAAAGTAAATTCGTTGATCAAATATTTCCCAAATACTAATGGGTGAAATGAAAGTGTTTGAGAGGAATCAGTGAAAGTTTCTACCAATTtataattgataatattattgcAGTAAGCGTCTTATGTATAATTGTATAAAATGAGCTCAATCAatctacgaaaaaaaaaaaacaaagaagaagaagaaaagaaacggAAGTACAAGAATTCCGTTTGAATCTCTCAGCTGTAAAGCCATAATTTATTTCTAACGAATTCAGTTCGAACTGAAACTAGATCAATCCAAATTCCTGATAATTTATGCATTTTTTAATAGCTAATTAGTATATGTAGCATGCTAAATTAGAGCATCCAGGCATGGGACTCATAATGTGATTATGGTcggcaattttttatacgacccgCAAATTTGACACGAATATGACACAAAGTTATAAAGTTTGGGTTTAGGCTAAATGGGTTGATGACGCATTTATAAATAGGTcaaacgggtcaacccgtttatgacatgtCAATCCATTTATAAtgcgtcaacccgtttatgatcCTTATAAATGTGTTGTGTTCGAAATTTATGTCTCAACCCGTTTATCTAATCTTGTGATTTGGATTGTCCTAAACAAGTTGGCAGGCCAATCAAATTAACCCGAACCCAACATGCTAACCCCTTTTGCTAACTCATAATAATATGTGACAAAAGCCCTATTTTAGAGAAAGACATGAACCCTGGCCcgataaagaaaaattaaaaataaaataaaatcacctAGTCCAGGACCACCTTCTTATAATAATTAACTCTAGTGTCGGTATTGATCTTAATAGAAGATAGGATTGGAAATGTATGGAGaatgcttctaaaaattctatTGAAAGCGACTAATTTTGTTAAAGTGAAAGTAAAAGCCACTGGtatatataaatgatatttGAAATAAAGTGAAGTCCATCGTTGTACAAAAAGCAGCAAAACAAGTCTGTAAAAAGAAGGCTTTGAGACCTCCCATAGCCCTTACGTACACTGGAAAATAAACTGAACTGCCTCATCTTTACTCAGCATCCAAGAACACAAACGTGTGAGAGATACTGAGAGAAGATAAAAGAAACCCTTCAGCTAAtaaagcatttctcttttttcatgCCACCATCTCCACCTGCAAAAGTAAACCAAAAGCATTCTTAATTAGAGCACACAGAGAGAGAACTGGGCCTCCATATCTAAAACTGGTTTGAGAAAGAAAGCCTTCGAAGATTCCATGGACCAAGTTTTAGGGCCACCAGATCATCTAGGCCCTGCTTGGACTTTGGGACTACTccaaaaaatgacaaaagaaagCGAAAAGAAAAGGGACAAGGTGTCCACTGGTCGGTCTGTCAAAGCTCCAAAATTTACTTTGAAATTACTCTGTTTTTTTCTAAAGCTTCGAAGTTGTATACAGTCAATGCATGCtttccctttattttctttaccttttctttcttttacctGACCAAACAACATGTAAATATAACGATGGAATGGACCAAGTGCGACACCCTATAAAGTTAGTATCAGATTGGGCAGTGAATTACGTGAGACACTGAACTTTTATAAGTTATTCTAAAGAGCTTCGATCACAACTCTGATTAATTCTTTTGGAGGAATAACGGAGCTGTAGTTAACACTTTCTCTGTGTCGTTGCTCTAATAACACTATGTGATGTTGAGATACATATAGTATCTCAATCATGTAACTAGAAGTAATGCTAATCAGTAGATGAGATTGATATACAAGTGAGATGacgtgaaaataaataaacgggCGGGTGTGACTCACCAGTGATAATCCCATCTGGGTTTGACTTTGCTCATCCGGTTCTCACCATAGGGGTAACTAGTTTCGGCTCGTTTAGTGTTCTGGAAAGCACAGCAGCCAATCGAATAGATGCCAATGAGAAACACAAGCATGACAATGTTAAGAACAGAGAGCTTGTGCCAGTCCCTCCTCACGTCCTCTAGCACCCCTGCCTTGCACGAATCGCACTCGTAGCACAGCAAGTTTGGCGCATTGTTCCACTTGTAGCAATCCTGGTCTTGGGCTGTCGTTGTTGCCATGTTGTAATTGCATGATGTTGGTGGCTTACAACAACCGGACTGCAAACACAACGACGACTATGGTCACAACTAATTCACTTGACACTTAACACATCAACCGTTACACagttaaatttgattgtgaTTGACGTAACAGTACTAGGCGGAGTATTCCGTTTGAAATTTATCCCGTAGGCCTAGGTTATAAACtaaacaacataattttttatatctatttttatattttgcatTATATATTGAGATGTGATATGTTGCCACCCCATGACAtaattattggttttttttttattaaacaaaaaatcacaaaaccatgTAAATGAGTTGAGGTctgattttgtgttttcttttaaaaaaataaaataaaaagaaaaaaataataataattgtgtcAATAGTTATCTTTTGGTagcaaaatataatttcttttatatattatttttcaccgTGCAGTGAATAtagaagggttttttttttttttttttgagagaatatAGAAGGTTTTTATGTTGCTTTATTGCGACTATTTTTGTGATACTACTCCTTTCCAAGATCAACTTTGAAAATTGATGCAAAACTAAAAGAAAGTTCTTTCTTTTGGGCAAAAAACATAAAGAAgattggaaatatatatatatgttagtaaCGAATAAAAGGAGCAAAGAGGGAGAAATTAGAAATACAAGGGTTGATACATGAAAAGAAAGACTTAAGTCGTGGCCTACAAATATTCTCTGTAATCAGCTAATAAATAAAAGATCTGAATAGAGCAAAGTTATAGCCTTTGAGcatattttctacaaattttagTAAAAAGTCTTGTAAGCTTATGATGATTCTTGTGGTCGTGGACAAAGAATTTCACAAAATTTGATCAATCCCAGGAAGAAAGTTCCTTCTTTTTGGAgaggaaaaatgaaacaaaaaattgttaataaaGTAATTAAATTGATCACCCAAAACCCATGTAGGATTCTATCAGACAGGCCAGCAaaggggtaaaaaaaaaaaactaccacgTACACAGCCATAAGACAACCTTAATTATTTCGAATTTGAACAAAAaccagaagaaaaaagaacaaacctGTATCGGAGACATGTCCTTCTCCAAATAATCAAGAGGTGTCCAAGATGCAATCTTGTCACAAGCCTTAGAACCCAATATACAGCTTCTAATATTCATCCAGTAACGAGGATCCTTAATCCTGTTCTTCAACCACGGCGAGTAGTCCTCCAGACGGTACTCCTTATAAACCCTGCCGGGAACTTCAGCGCCGCCACCTTGGCTGGTGACGACGAAGCCGAAGACAGTGAAAGAGATGAGGGCTACAATGATAAACAGCATCACCACCAAGTAAACCCACAGCGCCCATGCTACATGAAAGCACGCCCCAATGAAGCCGGCGAGGGAGATAATGAGGACGACAAAACCTATCACCAGAAGTGGGGTTTGGAGGAAACTTTCGCAGGTTGTGCTGCTCCTTGCTATCCATAGGCCTCCCCCGATGATGGGTATCGACGCTAAGAGCGTAAAAAGGTTCAGGAAGCCGATCACTGTGTTGCTAAACCGATACATCGCCATCTCTGCCTCTGCCTCTGCCTCTGCCTCTGCCTCTTTTTATTCTTGTtgctctctttctctttaaACGGATGGCATTGCTTTCTTTGTTATGGATCCTGACGCCTAAAGAATTCAAATTGTCTATCCACTTTGCTCTATTTGCTTTCCCAGTATTTTAGGTTCAGAAACTTTATTTGAGGTGTGCCAAAGTGACTAAAttatactttctttcttttttttctttttttatagataagaCTAAATTATACTTAATTCTTAGTCattaaggaaattttttttttttttttagctataaAATGACTAAATTATCCTTAGCATTTCACTATTTTtactaagagcatctccagtaATAATAGCCAAACTATCTATTGAAAAAATAcaactctctattttagctactatgtttttatattttctccAACAGAATCTCTATTTTACCCTCTACTTGCATTTGTGgaaaaaagtgtgaaagaaatagggagagagaaaaagagagaaggtaAGGGGGAAAAAGCGTTTATCTACGATTCTCTATTATACTctctacttgcatttaaatattattttgtgcgggaaaaagtgtgaaagaaatagggagagagaaaaagagaaagaaggtgagggggagagaaaataataaaaaaaaactctttgtaGTGTCTATTCACTATCCAcactagaaggaaaaaatatatatattttttgtctaTTCTACTggaaaaatgctacatgtacttaaacttttacaaatgaaGCATTACTaactgatgtggagcttattcatttgagatgatcaaaacaattaataaaaagaaatgttacaggtaccaatgaataagctccacatcatcttagtaaggctcactttgtaaaagtttaagtacatgtagcatttctcattctGCTGGAGACTAaaaatggctcataatagtcaaatttgactattataaaCCATTTGTCTATTCTGTTAAAGATGCGCTAAGTTTCATTGAACCCTATTCTTATCTGAGCAAAGATTGTCcaatttttgtgaaattttgaaCAGCCAAAAAGAGATGAGAGTTGCAAGGTTTATTTTCTTCAAACACATGAACCTTTGAGCACTTACAATGGACTcttcatatttagttttttttctacatttttaacaaaaatcacaaaaatgtTCAAATAACATACTCTTTAACAAATGTTAAACTTAAAATTTGTTagattttctctttaaatttaaagaaacaaaaggccaatgttataatttttttaataatactttttGCAAACCGTGCCTGTTCTccttttttctaataaataaaaaattgctccATTATATAAGAGTTATAATGAAcgattaaaaaatagtatttatttaaagtagataaacatttaaagagtttgttgtttgatagtttaaaaaaaatgagtaactaaaacccttaaaatagattttgagagttaaatttagagaaattatgaAAAGTCCATTGTGAATACTCTTACACTTGACCCCCTCTTTTAAACTGTccaaatttttgtaaaatttaaacAATCTGATATTTAAGAGCATTCACACTCGATTAGCCAAAAGTTATTTTGACAAGTCGATCAGGATGCAAATttagataataataatttaaaaaaaaataataaaaataaaaacagtgaGCTGCTACTCTCCAAgcgtagaatttttttttttttgtttgttcctTTATGTTGAGAAATAATATTGATTCAGTTTAAGATAGCCTTAGGTGCAAGCAACGAATTGAAGAATAATATTTGATTCAGTTTAAGATAGCCATGGAAGAGTTACCAAACAACACGTAAGAATTCAGGTTATGAAAGGGGCATCAATTCGTTCTCCACAGCCCCAAGGAAAGCAACGAATAATATTATAATAGGCGTTTTAGTAATTACGCAAATTGCGGTTCAGTGACTCAGTGAGTTGCTTCTGGGCCATGGGCCCCAGTTGTGGACTTCCTTTTGAGGCGTAGGCTATCCTCGGGTGGGCATGGAATATAAATAATGCACTGTTTCTTTCCTATCCACTCACAGTCTTTGTTTAATGTCCTTGGTTTGATTCCATTACGGCTCCACTACAccctgctattttttttatttatttttttttttttatggaaaaaagATTCCACTATGTTTAATTCCACCATTTAATTCGTCAATCACAAAAGataaatgatattttgccaCTCAAAAGACAATTATTGACTccttttttatgaaattttttgaaaaaaaaaaattaaatacaaaaaatacaaaaacatatcccaacccatttacatgattttgtaattttttgttttattaaaaaaaaattaataattgtgcCAATAATTATATCATGATTTGGGACATATCGTATCTCATCACAAAATAATCACAAAATAATTAGCAAGTGGTTAGTAATGATTGAATCTGTCTAGATTATGTTAAGTGCAAagcactcattttttttttttttttattcattttctttgctcttcttttctatactttttttcttattcattttcctCCTTAAGAAACATATGTGTTAGAATATTGAAGTATGTGATTAAATTCCCGATTTCTTAtcggtttaattttttttgacaagtagtgatttaataGGATATCAAAGTAAAAGTTTTGAGTTCAAACTGAGCTCAGAGTTTACActcatttcaagtaaaatattttacatattgaGACTCATTTGTTGACGGAGAGTGTAAGCATACACTTAAAGGAATAGGATCTTctatatttcaaatgaaatggatactatctattttatagtcaggatttaaagttgatgcatctaatggtatacatgatttcatattatttaaatttttaaaagacatgcCAACATCGActtcatatacaccattagataCTATTCCacacaaaaatagttaaaagagATACATATATTTTTCAGGTGTTAGCTAATTTTATCATGAGAAAAGCCATTTTGTAAACTTGGGATTGCAGAAGGTTGTGATAGACGACGATGCTCTCCAATATGCTGGAACTAAAAACTAGaattggcaatttttgacacgatccgtAAACCCGACACTAAGTTATAtggtttgggtttaggctaaACAGGTTCGGGCCATAAACATATTGAGCCGTTTATGACATGtttataaacgggtcaacccgcgggtctATACACGATTATGACACGTCAACCAGTTTATAACACGCTATGACCTATTAACCCGTTTATGACTTATAAATGTGTCGTGTTCAAATTTTGTGTCTCAACCCGTTTGGCTAATCGTGTCAAGTTGGATTTGCCTAAATGGGCTAGCGGGTCAACCGAGTCAGTCTGAACCCAACACGATAACCTATTTTGGGAACCCTACTAAAAACGAAAGGAATGAATTAGAGTAGATATAGTCAATTGCTTGCAAAAGCAAGAGTTATCGCGAAAAGTTTACAAGCATAGCAAATTAATCATGTCAAAAGATAAACAAGCGTGGAGCCTCATAGGCTTGCAAAAGAAGCTTTGCATCGTATTATagaaaatgttgaatttaattatttaaatattctaccAATGTCGATATCCAAAAATTACCTAAAATTGTGATAAGAGACCAAATTATGGTCTTTCAAAGATTAAAAGGTTGTacaagttattttttaaaattttaagatgaCATTGTTGCCATTGGAAACAAGACATCGCCCTTACGAAAAGAATTTGTAATGCACTTTATAAAAAGAGTGGCtttgtttcattttcaaaataaaaatattaaccaacaacttaaaacacaaaatatttaaaattatttttatctttaaagcactttttcaaaaaacaaaaaaaaaaaaaaaaaaaaaaaaaatcctccaaaatgcattaacaattaaacaaaatcagtatttgcacatctcttatatggagtttaacaaaaaataaataccaaACATTTATCTTtgcaaatttaccattgaatttatagaACCCACATGTGATccaataaatttaatggtaaatttacatattttttatacAGAAATGGACAACGTATGAGTAAAAGATAAAAACCACTGaacattttttcttaataaaagtttATTATATTGCTGGTTAGAGTGGCATtaccaaaaccctttttttttttttttttaacggctTAGCATGTGCTAAACATTGATACTAAAAAGCCCGAAGACATACAAGATGAGAAATGAGGGACAGCCCCCTcacactctaagccagaaggatctggcttaaaaacagctgcctaagcAGAATCCTAAATCTCACTAGAATTACAAATAAGCCCCCTTAcaataaaaattctaataaaatttgagtCACACATAAGCAAACTGTACATAGAAACATGAGAATATACAACACAAAGgcagaaaaccctaaaaagTCGCCGGCAGTGGGCAAGGAAGCAGCTTCACCAGAGTGACGGCGCGTGTAGGACACGCACCGCATCCGGACGCACCCAACAGTAGATTCGACGCCGTGGAACCCAGGCGCCGCCAAGTACGGCCTGAAAAAGCGGAGCGTGGCCTATACATGCAGTCAAAGAGCAAAGGCGCCTGGCGCGTGGGGGCCACATGTTGAGCTCCGAATACCGACACGACCGAAGCTTCCAGCATCAAGGGCGGAATACGGCAGGGAACACAGCTGGGTGGCGCGTGTCCACCAGAAGTCGACGGACGTGCatagatctggcttcaaaaatccgaagaaaaaaccaagaaagTCCAGCCAAAACACATCGTCGACGACACTAAAGCCGGCCACACCCCACCTTAGACTTCTTAAGAAGAGTCATCCTGCCAAAAcgga carries:
- the LOC133863837 gene encoding tetraspanin-6 — protein: MAMYRFSNTVIGFLNLFTLLASIPIIGGGLWIARSSTTCESFLQTPLLVIGFVVLIISLAGFIGACFHVAWALWVYLVVMLFIIVALISFTVFGFVVTSQGGGAEVPGRVYKEYRLEDYSPWLKNRIKDPRYWMNIRSCILGSKACDKIASWTPLDYLEKDMSPIQSGCCKPPTSCNYNMATTTAQDQDCYKWNNAPNLLCYECDSCKAGVLEDVRRDWHKLSVLNIVMLVFLIGIYSIGCCAFQNTKRAETSYPYGENRMSKVKPRWDYHWWRWWHEKREMLY